A part of Nocardioides sp. WS12 genomic DNA contains:
- a CDS encoding NADH-quinone oxidoreductase subunit J — protein MTAFWVLAPIMVLAALGLLFVRKAVHAAMLLAVVMISLAVLYAVLEAPFLFAVQIIVYTGAILMLFLFVLMLVGVDASDSLVETIKGQRALSWFVGLAFAVIMIVGLTQLTFGTAVGLDDANKGGNVQALANLLFSRYVFVFETTSALLITAAVGAMVLAHRERLTPRRTQHEIAAERIRAYAETGAHLGPLPPPGVYARHNAVDTPALLPDGSPAAASVSRVLAARGTMRPAGLRDIDKMQAQIGEGSGELTAKPDAAATSDTAETGEDPK, from the coding sequence ATGACCGCGTTCTGGGTCCTCGCCCCGATCATGGTGCTGGCCGCGCTCGGCCTGCTGTTCGTCCGCAAGGCCGTGCACGCCGCGATGTTGCTGGCCGTCGTGATGATCAGCCTGGCCGTGCTGTACGCCGTCCTGGAGGCACCGTTCCTCTTCGCGGTGCAGATCATCGTCTACACAGGCGCGATCCTGATGTTGTTCCTCTTCGTGCTGATGCTGGTCGGCGTCGATGCCTCCGACTCCCTGGTCGAGACGATCAAGGGCCAGCGCGCGCTGTCCTGGTTCGTCGGCCTGGCCTTCGCCGTGATCATGATCGTCGGCCTGACCCAGCTGACCTTCGGTACGGCGGTCGGGCTCGACGACGCGAACAAGGGCGGCAACGTCCAGGCGCTCGCCAACCTGCTCTTCTCCCGCTACGTCTTCGTGTTCGAGACCACCAGCGCCCTGCTGATCACCGCCGCGGTCGGCGCGATGGTGCTCGCGCACCGCGAGCGGCTCACCCCGCGTCGTACGCAGCACGAGATCGCGGCCGAGCGGATCCGGGCCTACGCCGAGACCGGCGCCCACCTCGGACCGCTGCCCCCACCGGGCGTCTACGCCCGGCACAACGCCGTCGACACGCCCGCCCTGTTGCCCGACGGGAGCCCGGCTGCGGCGTCGGTGTCCCGGGTGCTCGCGGCCCGCGGCACGATGCGGCCGGCCGGACTGCGCGACATCGACAAAATGCAGGCGCAGATCGGTGAGGGTTCCGGCGAGTTGACCGCCAAGCCCGACGCTGCCGCGACCTCCGACACCGCCGAGACCGGGGAGGA